A stretch of Tenrec ecaudatus isolate mTenEca1 chromosome 2, mTenEca1.hap1, whole genome shotgun sequence DNA encodes these proteins:
- the LOC142440471 gene encoding uncharacterized protein LOC142440471, with amino-acid sequence MSICSSDLSYGSLVCLPGSPESCTGSSWEVDDCPESYCEPSCCTSSCCAPTCCVPSCCQSSCCAPTCCVPSCCQSSCCAPSCCTSTCCSPTCYVPLCCAPTCCAPAPCLTYICTPVSCESSPCCQEACVSSPCQSTCTSSCGPSCCQPTCCTLSPCCVTLCCTPVCCKPACCVPVCCGAGPCSSSSCCQPSPCGSSCCKPSSCMSLICQPVCKPACCAPASSSMSLLCCPACPRPACCGGQKSC; translated from the coding sequence atgtccatctgctccagTGACCTGAGCTATGGCAGCCTAGTCTGCCTGCCTGGTTCCCCTGAGTCTTGCACCGGCTCCTCCTGGGAGGTGGACGACTGCCCTGAGAGCTACTGTGAGCCCTCCTGctgcacctcctcctgctgtgccCCCACCTGCTGTGTCCCCTCCTGCTGCCAGTCCTCCTGCTGTGCCCCCACCTGCTGTGTCCCCTCCTGCTGCCAGTCCTCCTGCTGTGCCCCCTCCTGCTGTACCtctacttgttgctcccctaccTGCTATGTCCCCCTCTGTTGTGCTCCTACCTGCTGTGCCCCGGCCCCTTGCCTGACTTACATCTGCACCCCTGTGAGCTGTGAGTCCAGTCCCTGCTGCCAGGAGGCCTGTGTATCCAGCCCCTGTCAATCAACCTGCACCAGCTCCTGTGGGCCCTCCTGCTGCCAGCCCACCTGCTGCACACTCTCCCCTTGCTGTGTGACCCTCTGCTGTACACCCGTCTGCTGCAAGCCCGCCTGCTGTGTGCCCGTCTGCTGTGGGGCAGGTCCCTGCTCATCCTCCTCATGCTGCCAGCCCTCTCCGTGTGGGTCCTCCTGCTGCAAACCCTCCTCCTGCATGTCCCTCATCTGCCAACCTGTGTGCAAACCTGCCTGCTgtgcccctgcctcctcctccatgTCCCTGCTCTGCTGCCCTGCCTGTCCCCGCCCAGCCTGCTGTGGGGGCCAAAAGTCCTGCTGA